The Pantoea eucalypti sequence GTCCATATACGGATCGTTGATCAGCCCTTTCCAGCCCACCGTGGTGCGCGGCTTTTCAAAATAGACCCGCATCACCACTTCCAGCTCGCCTTTCAGCTCATCACGCAGCGCCAGCAGGCGATCGGCATACTCTTTCGCCGCGTCTGTGTCATGAATGGAGCAGGGACCAATCACCACCAGCAGGCGGTCATCCTTGCCCTGCAGGATCTGATGAATCGCCTGACGGGCCTGTGAAACGGTCTGTGCAGCACGATCGGTCGCCGGGAATTTTTCGAGCAGCGCAACCGGAGGTAACAGCTCTTTAATCTCTTTGATGCGTAAGTCATCGTTCTGGTAATTCATACTGATTCCATATTATTTCTGGCCCGGCGCCCGCCGGACACAACCTGCCCAATGTAGCCCGAAGCGCCAGGGGTGTAAATTCCCGCTGCGGGTTAAATGTGCGGGTCATATTTGCATTAATCAGGTTAGCGACTAAACTTTTTAATAGTAAGCACTGAGGAATATCCCGCTTACCAAATTTAATCACCCTGTTTAAGCCAACCGGCGAATTTTATTTCGTCAGGGATTTTATTACCCGAAATTGCACCTCTGGGCTTAAAGCAACTTCATTTATTAACGGGAGCATAATGATGAAAAAGTTTGCCTTAGTTTTTTTGACAGCAGCAATGACACTGAGCAGCGGTGCGGTACTGGCTGCGGACAGCAGCAGCAATAACGGTACAGCTAACCAGGCAGCCAGTGCAGGTGCAGCAGCGGGCGGAGCGAACGAAAATCTGCCGCCAAATAAAGTCGATAACAACAAAATTAATAACACTGGCAATGACACCAATCCTGCAACCTCTGGCAGCACCACCAGCAATGGAAATATGTCTGCTAACGAAATGGACCAGAACGCCCAGTGTAAAGATGGCAAATGTCCGAACATTAATAAAAAAGTTCAGACTAAAGTGGGCGGCGGTGACGTAGATACCAAAACCGACGGCACCACCCAGTAATGCTGTTTAACCCGGCGCGCTTCGGCTCTCCGGGTTTTTCTCCCCTCTGCCCCACTCTTCCGCTATGCTAATCCTGTGAAATTTACAGGGAATCCTTCATGGCTGTTTTGCTTCTGATAGACGATCATCCGCTGGTTGAAGTGGCACTTGAAGCCGCCCTGAGCCAGTCACCTATTCCGGTTCAGCTCCTCTCTGCCAGCAGTGAAAAAGCCGCCCGTCCCCTGCTTCAGCAGTCACTGGACATTATCGTGCTGGATATCGGCCTGCCGGATAGCGATGGGCTGGAGTTCCTGCGTCGCCTGAAGATCCATCGACCCGATTGCCCGGTCCTCATCTACTCCGCGCAGCAGACCCGCCACTATGTGCGTCGCGCTCAGGCGCTGGGTGCCGCCGGTTATGTGGTGAAAAGCCAGCGTATGGCGCAGTTGCTCAGCGCTATCCTTGCCGTGCTCGGCGGACAGACGGCTTTCCCGGAGATGGATGATGAGCCTGAACTCCCGCTGACCCAGAAAGAGCGTCAGATTCTGGCCCTACTGGCCAGCGGGCTGTCTAATCTGCAAATTGCTGCCCAGTTGCACATCAGCAATAAAACGGTCAGCACCCATAAGAAAAATATTCTGGAAAAAACCGGCGCCCGCTCGGTGGTAGAACTGGCCGATCTGTGGAAGGCACAGCAGTGAGAGTTTTTCTGCTGATGCTGCTGTTGCTGTGCGGCTCCGCGCTGGCTGAGGTGCGTCCGGTGAGCAGCGTCAATCTGCCGATGATGCTGCCGGTGACGCACGCGGAAACCATGCAGGGCAAAATTCTGCGCGTTGGCCTGCTGGAAGAGAACCACGCGCCCTGGACAATGCGCATCGGCAATGACCTCTATGGCATCAATGCCGACTATCTTTCCGCGCTGCGGCAACTGACCGGCGCGCAGTTCACCCTCAACCTTTACAGCGATCAGCCGCACCTCATACAGGCACTGAGCAGCGGCCAGATTGATTTCGCGCTGGGCATGTGGGTCACGCCCCTGCCAGCCGGCACCCTGAGCAGCGATAACTGGTACAGCAGCCCGCTGCGGGTCTACCGCAATCAGCAAAACCAGCGTGCCGTGATGTTTAACAGCCAGAATGCCCAACTGGCGATCAGCGACAGCACGCTGGCCCAACTGCCGCCCGCGCTGGCGGCCCGCCACAGCTTCAGACGCTACAGCAGCGATCTGCAGGCGCTCTACACCCTGCTCAATCAGCAGAATGACTATGTGGTGGCAGATGAGACCAGCGCCGGTTTTTTGTTAAGCCAGCTTCAGCAGGGCCAGATTTACCAGATCGCCTCTCACATTGATGCAGGACAGCTAAACCTGCGCGCGGTGGCACGTGATCCCCAGCTTATCAGCTGGATTAATCAGAGCCTGCGTCAGTTGCCAGCGGAACTGATGAACACGCTACAGGCGCGCTGGAGCAGTAACCTGCCGCGCTATCAGGATACACAGACCCTGATGCTCAGCCCCGCTGAACGCGCCTGGATCGCCGATCATCCGCGCGTTACTTACACCGCCGAACCGGACAACTATCCCTGGAGCTACCGCGATGCCAGCGGCACCGCCAGAGGTTATGGCGTGGACTTGCTGAAAGCGATAGCACAGAGCACAGGATTGCAGTTTGAGCCGGTATGGGTCAGCAATCCCCGTCAGGCACGCACCCTGATTGAGCAAAAGCAGGCGATGCTGCAGCTGTTGCAGCCGCTGAACGGCGATGCGATGCAGAGTACGTCGCTGCCGGTGTGGCGGGCGCTGTGGGGCATCTACAGCATCCAGTCTGACACGCTGGCGCACTGGCGCGACCTGCGCGGCAAACGGATTGGTGTATTGCAGGATGACCTGGCGCTGCGTCTGTTGCCTGCGGATCTGCAGCCCCTGCAGTTTGCCGACCGTAATAGCCTTTATGACGCGCTGGCAAAAGGGCAGATCGATGTGCTGGTCGATAATGTGCTTTCCGCCCGCTGGCGTATTGCCAGCCGCGATGATGCGCGCATCCACCTGGCCTTTGCCGCCAGCGACATCGCCTGGCCCATCGCGCTGGGCGTCACACCCGACCAGGCGGTGCTGCGCACGTTGCTGGATCGTGCTCTGCAGCAGATTCCGGCCGATACCCAGAGCCAGATGCGCGACAGCTGGTCTACCCCGCCGCAGCCCGGCAGCGTGATGGCAATGGGTTCGCTGCCAATGATGGTGCTGGCGGTGGCCGGTGCGGCCATTGTGCTGCTGTTGCTGCTGCTGGCACGCCGTTACTGGCAACAGCGCCGCGAGCGTCAGCAGCGTGAACAGGCAGAGCATGCCAATGCGATGAAAAGCCAGTTTCTGGCAACCGTCAGTCATGAGCTGCGCACGCCGATGCAGGCTATCCTGGGGCTGCTTGAGCTGGAAAAACAGCAGCACAGCAGCCAGAACCTGACGCTGCTTCACAGCAGCGCTCAATCGTTGCTGACGCTGCTGAATGACCTGCAGGACCATGCCCGCATTGAGAGCAACAGTTTTACCCTGGCACCCCGTCCACTGGCGCTGGCGCAATGGCTCAGCCAGCAGCAGCACTTTTATCACCCGTTAATGCGCGGTGACGGGCCGCGTCTGATTGTCGAGGCGCTGACGCCGCTGCCTGACACGGTGCTCATCGATGCCGATCGCCTGCAGCAGGTGATCAACAACCTTATGACCAATGCGCTGAAATTTACGCGTCACGGCACGATTCGCCTGACCCTGGCTGCCCAGGATCAACAGCTGATTCTCACAGTGAGCGACAGCGGCAGCGGTATCCCATCGGAGGAACAGCAGAAGTTGTTTGATCCCTGGTATCAGGCGCCGTCCGGAAAATCAGTTTCGGTGCAGGGCAGCGGCCTGGGGCTGTTTATCTGCCGCGAAATAGTGCTGCGGATGGGCGGCGATATCCGGCTCGCCTCAGAACCGGGGCTCGGCACTCAGGTCACTGTGACGCTGCCGCTTGAGATCTGCACGCCAGCAAACCACGTGGATGAATCCGCCCTGCCCGGTTTTCCGCAGCTGCGGGTGGCGATTGTGGATGACCACCCGACTAACCTGCTGGTGATGCAGCAGCAGCTGGCACGCTTTGCCATTCAGGCTGACATCTTTGAGCAGGGACGTGCGCTGCTGCAGGCCGATGCGCAGCAACCTTATGACCTGCTGTTTATCGACCAGATGATGCCGCGTCCCGACGGCACGCTGCTGCTGCGGATACTGCGTCGGCGTGACCGCCAGCGGAGACGGCAGGCGATGCGGGTACTCTGCTCGGCTGATGCGCAGCTGCTGTCGCGCTCGCTTGAGGAGCGGGAGCGGGTATTGATCAAACCGGTGCAGTTAGGCGATCTCAGCGCGTTGCTGGCAGAGTGGCAGCAAGCGTGGCAGGACGATCCGCTGGCGTCACTGGATGACAATCTGTGGCAACTGGCACAGCAGAATGAAAAATTCCTCAACCGTCTGAGCCAGACGCTGCACAGCACGGTCACGCAGGATCTGGCTGCGATGCAGGCGGCGCATGATCGTGCGGACTGGACGCCGTTCGCTGAGGCGGCACACAGGATGAAAGGAAGCTTTTTACTGGTAGGGCTGGAGCATGGCGCGCAGCTCAGCCAGCAATTGACGGAGCAGGTAAAACAGCATCAGGACCCGTCTGAGACGTGGCAATTACTGATATTATTAGCAAACAGGTTACTGAAAAAACTGGAAACTTATGGCACATACCCACACTCATAGCGGGCAGGATAGTAATCGCACGCGTCTGGCGGCCGCCTTCGGGGTGACCGTCGTCTTCATGGTTGCTGAAGTCATTGGCGGCTGGCTCTCTGGTTCACTGGCGCTGCTGGCGGACGCCGGGCATATGCTGACCGATGCCGCCGCACTGCTGATGGCCTTGCTGGCGGTCCATTTCTCACGCCGTAAACCCAATGCACGTCACACCTTTGGCCTGCTGCGTCTGACCACGGTAGCCGCATTTGTTAACGCCATTGCACTGCTCGGCATTACTGCACTGATCGTCTGGGAAGCAGTGCGCCGCTTTGCCGACCCGCAACCGGTGACCGGCGGACTGATGCTGGGAATCGCGATCGGCGGCCTGCTGGCCAATCTGCTCTCGTTCTGGCTGCTGCATCATGGCAGCGGAGAGAAGAACCTCAACGTGCGGGCCGCGGCGCTGCATGTGATGGGTGACCTGCTCGGTTCAGTGGGCGCGATTGTGGCGGCAGTAATTATAATGCTGACCGGCTGGACGCCCATCGACCCGATACTGTCGTTGCTGGTGTCACTGCTGGTGCTACGCAGCGCCTGGTCGCTGCTGCGTGAGAGTCTGCAGGAGTTACTGGAAGGGGCTCCGCATTCACTGGATGTGAATAAGCTGACACGGGATCTCACCCTGAACATCGCCGAGGTGCGCAATGTTCACCATGTGCATCTGTGGCAGGTGGGCGAAAAGCCGATGCTGACGCTGCATGCGCAGGTGATCCCGCCTTACGATCATGATGCGCTGCTGCATCGCATTCACGACTATCTGCGCGAGAACTATCAGATCGCGCACGCGACGGTGCAGATGGAGTACCAGCCCTGCGCTGGTGCCGAGTGTGAACTCGGCTCAGGCAGTGCGGCTGCCACCGGCCATGACCACAGTCATTCTCACGACCACGATCATGGCCCTGCTCATGTTAAAGGCGACAAGCACACTCACTGAGCTGACAGCGCGCGGGAACCCTGTTGCCGCGCGCTGCGGATCCACATACGTGATCCGTTCAACGCAATCAGCGTCAGAATCACATACTCCAGCGACATCGCATAGACACCCTGGCGGGCGAAGATCATCACGCTAATCACGTTGATGATGACCCACAGCAGCCAGTTCTCCACATATTTGCGCGTCATCAGCACCATCGCGGCAATAGACAGCACCATCATGCAGGAATCCCAGAACGGGAAGGCATCCGGCTGCAGCGCAGGCATCGCCACCGACAGGCCCAGACCGTTCATCAGCGTTACCGCCGCACGGGTTAACAGCGCAAACACCGGATCGATATAGAGGGTCATCAGCGCAATCGCAATCACACACCCTGCTGTCCAGGCCAGCGCTTTAGGCAGCGGCAGCCAGCGGATTTTCAGCGCCGCCTGGTGATCTTCGGTCTGTCGGCTCCATGCGTACCAGCCATAGAGATTGGCGGCAAAGAAGAAGAGCTGCAGCAGCAGGCTGGCATAGAGCTGGATCTGAAAGAAGATCACCGCAA is a genomic window containing:
- a CDS encoding YbgS-like family protein yields the protein MMKKFALVFLTAAMTLSSGAVLAADSSSNNGTANQAASAGAAAGGANENLPPNKVDNNKINNTGNDTNPATSGSTTSNGNMSANEMDQNAQCKDGKCPNINKKVQTKVGGGDVDTKTDGTTQ
- a CDS encoding response regulator transcription factor, with amino-acid sequence MAVLLLIDDHPLVEVALEAALSQSPIPVQLLSASSEKAARPLLQQSLDIIVLDIGLPDSDGLEFLRRLKIHRPDCPVLIYSAQQTRHYVRRAQALGAAGYVVKSQRMAQLLSAILAVLGGQTAFPEMDDEPELPLTQKERQILALLASGLSNLQIAAQLHISNKTVSTHKKNILEKTGARSVVELADLWKAQQ
- a CDS encoding ATP-binding protein gives rise to the protein MLLLLCGSALAEVRPVSSVNLPMMLPVTHAETMQGKILRVGLLEENHAPWTMRIGNDLYGINADYLSALRQLTGAQFTLNLYSDQPHLIQALSSGQIDFALGMWVTPLPAGTLSSDNWYSSPLRVYRNQQNQRAVMFNSQNAQLAISDSTLAQLPPALAARHSFRRYSSDLQALYTLLNQQNDYVVADETSAGFLLSQLQQGQIYQIASHIDAGQLNLRAVARDPQLISWINQSLRQLPAELMNTLQARWSSNLPRYQDTQTLMLSPAERAWIADHPRVTYTAEPDNYPWSYRDASGTARGYGVDLLKAIAQSTGLQFEPVWVSNPRQARTLIEQKQAMLQLLQPLNGDAMQSTSLPVWRALWGIYSIQSDTLAHWRDLRGKRIGVLQDDLALRLLPADLQPLQFADRNSLYDALAKGQIDVLVDNVLSARWRIASRDDARIHLAFAASDIAWPIALGVTPDQAVLRTLLDRALQQIPADTQSQMRDSWSTPPQPGSVMAMGSLPMMVLAVAGAAIVLLLLLLARRYWQQRRERQQREQAEHANAMKSQFLATVSHELRTPMQAILGLLELEKQQHSSQNLTLLHSSAQSLLTLLNDLQDHARIESNSFTLAPRPLALAQWLSQQQHFYHPLMRGDGPRLIVEALTPLPDTVLIDADRLQQVINNLMTNALKFTRHGTIRLTLAAQDQQLILTVSDSGSGIPSEEQQKLFDPWYQAPSGKSVSVQGSGLGLFICREIVLRMGGDIRLASEPGLGTQVTVTLPLEICTPANHVDESALPGFPQLRVAIVDDHPTNLLVMQQQLARFAIQADIFEQGRALLQADAQQPYDLLFIDQMMPRPDGTLLLRILRRRDRQRRRQAMRVLCSADAQLLSRSLEERERVLIKPVQLGDLSALLAEWQQAWQDDPLASLDDNLWQLAQQNEKFLNRLSQTLHSTVTQDLAAMQAAHDRADWTPFAEAAHRMKGSFLLVGLEHGAQLSQQLTEQVKQHQDPSETWQLLILLANRLLKKLETYGTYPHS
- the zitB gene encoding CDF family zinc transporter ZitB, with amino-acid sequence MAHTHTHSGQDSNRTRLAAAFGVTVVFMVAEVIGGWLSGSLALLADAGHMLTDAAALLMALLAVHFSRRKPNARHTFGLLRLTTVAAFVNAIALLGITALIVWEAVRRFADPQPVTGGLMLGIAIGGLLANLLSFWLLHHGSGEKNLNVRAAALHVMGDLLGSVGAIVAAVIIMLTGWTPIDPILSLLVSLLVLRSAWSLLRESLQELLEGAPHSLDVNKLTRDLTLNIAEVRNVHHVHLWQVGEKPMLTLHAQVIPPYDHDALLHRIHDYLRENYQIAHATVQMEYQPCAGAECELGSGSAAATGHDHSHSHDHDHGPAHVKGDKHTH
- the pnuC gene encoding nicotinamide riboside transporter PnuC translates to MDFFSTHNILVHIPLGAGGYDLSWIEAIGTLAGLLCIWFASLEKIINYPFGLINVTLFAVIFFQIQLYASLLLQLFFFAANLYGWYAWSRQTEDHQAALKIRWLPLPKALAWTAGCVIAIALMTLYIDPVFALLTRAAVTLMNGLGLSVAMPALQPDAFPFWDSCMMVLSIAAMVLMTRKYVENWLLWVIINVISVMIFARQGVYAMSLEYVILTLIALNGSRMWIRSARQQGSRALSAQ